In Streptomyces nojiriensis, one genomic interval encodes:
- a CDS encoding transglycosylase SLT domain-containing protein: protein MSNTVIRRIAASKKALAGSVVALGVAGSMLATVPAQAAPVSAKAIAQQMIKDPAQFAAFDKIISHESGWDYTATNASSGAYGLAQALPASKMASAGADWKTNPATQIKWGLDYMNDRYGSPVGAWNFWSANHWY, encoded by the coding sequence GTGTCCAACACCGTCATCCGCCGCATCGCCGCTTCCAAGAAGGCCCTCGCGGGCTCCGTCGTCGCCCTGGGCGTCGCCGGCTCCATGCTCGCCACCGTTCCCGCCCAGGCGGCCCCGGTGAGCGCCAAGGCGATCGCGCAGCAGATGATCAAGGACCCGGCCCAGTTCGCCGCGTTCGACAAGATCATCTCCCACGAGAGCGGCTGGGACTACACCGCGACCAACGCCTCTTCCGGTGCCTACGGCCTGGCCCAGGCCCTGCCGGCCTCGAAGATGGCCTCCGCGGGTGCGGACTGGAAGACCAACCCGGCCACCCAGATCAAGTGGGGCCTGGACTACATGAACGACCGCTACGGCAGCCCGGTCGGCGCCTGGAACTTCTGGTCCGCCAACCACTGGTACTAA
- a CDS encoding phospholipase, which translates to MTSYLRHGAGPRMLRVLLSALCAVLAATALGTGPAAAADQRHPVYAIAHRVDTLGGVDAALAHGANGIEMDVCAWWNPNEWRAYHDCSSAGDNRLGPGFDSMVDRILAHAGQGRRLSLVWLDIKDPNYCGERENRGCSVAGLRDKAQRLTAAGIQVLYGFYEYHGGGTPDVGGRGWKSLEGRLGALEGITTTGTRDQVRGAFDRSGSAFPAGRRVMDYGDSDITKGFGNCTEAGSYTCAELKKGAADRDAGRLAAALSWTTTYNDPWYVDRLLGDGRVDGIIAGYGAFTGVREYDDGWQCANSVALIRDWVMRHGGTHRMAAPGDRLFG; encoded by the coding sequence TTGACCAGTTATCTCAGGCATGGCGCCGGACCGCGGATGCTGCGGGTGTTGCTCTCGGCGCTGTGCGCGGTCCTCGCCGCCACCGCGCTCGGTACGGGCCCGGCGGCAGCGGCCGATCAGCGTCACCCGGTCTACGCCATCGCGCACCGCGTCGACACCCTGGGCGGCGTGGACGCCGCGCTGGCGCACGGTGCCAACGGCATCGAGATGGATGTCTGCGCCTGGTGGAACCCGAACGAGTGGCGGGCCTATCACGACTGTTCCTCGGCCGGCGACAACCGGCTGGGCCCCGGCTTCGACAGCATGGTCGACCGCATCCTCGCCCACGCGGGCCAGGGGCGCAGGCTGTCGCTGGTGTGGCTGGACATCAAGGACCCGAACTACTGCGGGGAGCGGGAGAACCGCGGGTGCAGCGTCGCCGGGCTGCGGGACAAGGCGCAGCGGCTGACGGCTGCCGGGATCCAGGTGCTCTACGGGTTCTACGAGTACCACGGCGGCGGCACCCCGGACGTCGGCGGCCGGGGCTGGAAGAGCCTGGAAGGCAGGCTCGGCGCTCTGGAGGGCATCACGACGACCGGGACCCGCGACCAGGTCCGGGGGGCCTTCGACCGGTCCGGTTCCGCCTTCCCGGCCGGGCGCCGGGTGATGGACTACGGCGACAGCGACATCACCAAGGGGTTCGGCAACTGCACGGAGGCCGGCTCCTACACGTGCGCGGAGCTGAAGAAGGGTGCCGCCGACCGTGATGCCGGACGGCTGGCGGCGGCCCTGTCCTGGACGACCACCTACAACGATCCGTGGTACGTCGACAGACTGCTGGGCGACGGGCGGGTGGACGGCATCATCGCGGGCTACGGGGCGTTCACGGGGGTGCGGGAGTACGACGACGGCTGGCAGTGCGCCAACTCCGTCGCCCTGATCCGTGACTGGGTGATGCGCCACGGCGGGACCCATCGCATGGCCGCGCCCGGAGACCGGCTGTTTGGGTAG
- a CDS encoding phospholipase D-like domain-containing protein: protein MARTVAAAALVPTTALALGLSLLGAAPASAADAPTPHLDSVEQTLRQVSPGLEGSVWERTAGNRLGSSVPGGADWLLQTPGCWGDPACAERPGSRRLLEKMRQDIAGARETVDISTLAPFPNGGYQEAIVAGLKEAVQKGGRLKVRVMVGAAPVYHSTVIPSSYRDELLAKLGPAAAGAITLNVASMTTSKTAFSWNHSKLVVVDGTSVITGGINSWKDDYLETSHPVADVDLALTGPAAGSAGRYLDSLWDWTCRNRSNWASVWFAASPGADCMPSLPRPAAPAGGGDVPALAVGGLGVGIRQSDPASSFRPVLPTAGDTKCGIGVHDNTNADRDYDTVNPEESALRALVSSATSHIEISQQDVHATCPPLPRYDVRLYDALAAKLVSGVKVRIVVSDPANRGTIGSGGYSQIKSLNEVSDALRGRVAALTGDGGRARTAMCENLQLATFRASDRPTWADGKPYAQHHKLVSVDGSAFYVGSKNLYPSWLQDFGYVVESPAAAGQIKSDLLDPQWRYSQATATYDWARGLCQA, encoded by the coding sequence TTGGCACGCACCGTCGCTGCGGCGGCCCTCGTCCCCACCACGGCCCTCGCACTCGGCCTCTCCCTCCTCGGCGCCGCCCCCGCGTCCGCCGCGGACGCCCCCACACCGCACCTGGACTCCGTCGAGCAGACCCTGCGCCAGGTCTCGCCGGGCCTGGAGGGCTCGGTGTGGGAGCGCACCGCCGGCAACCGGCTCGGCTCCTCCGTCCCCGGCGGCGCCGACTGGCTGCTGCAGACCCCCGGCTGCTGGGGCGACCCGGCGTGCGCGGAGCGGCCCGGATCGCGCCGTCTCCTGGAGAAGATGCGCCAGGACATCGCCGGCGCCCGCGAGACGGTGGACATATCGACGCTCGCGCCCTTCCCCAACGGCGGCTACCAGGAGGCGATCGTCGCGGGCCTGAAGGAGGCCGTGCAGAAGGGCGGCCGGCTGAAGGTGCGCGTCATGGTGGGCGCCGCGCCCGTCTACCACTCCACGGTGATCCCGTCGTCCTACCGCGACGAGCTGCTCGCGAAGCTGGGCCCGGCCGCCGCGGGCGCCATCACCCTGAACGTGGCCTCGATGACCACCTCCAAGACCGCGTTCTCCTGGAACCACTCCAAGCTGGTCGTCGTGGACGGCACCTCGGTGATCACCGGCGGCATCAACAGCTGGAAGGACGACTACCTGGAGACCTCGCACCCGGTCGCCGACGTCGACCTCGCGCTGACCGGGCCCGCCGCGGGCTCCGCGGGCCGCTACCTGGACTCCCTGTGGGACTGGACCTGCCGCAACAGGAGCAACTGGGCCTCGGTCTGGTTCGCCGCCTCGCCCGGCGCGGACTGCATGCCCTCCCTGCCCAGGCCCGCCGCCCCGGCGGGCGGCGGGGACGTGCCCGCGCTCGCCGTCGGCGGCCTCGGCGTGGGCATCCGCCAGAGCGACCCCGCCTCCTCCTTCCGCCCCGTCCTGCCCACGGCCGGCGACACCAAGTGCGGGATCGGGGTCCACGACAACACCAACGCCGACCGGGACTACGACACCGTCAACCCGGAGGAGAGCGCCCTGCGCGCCCTGGTCTCCAGCGCGACCTCGCACATCGAGATCTCCCAGCAGGACGTGCACGCCACCTGCCCGCCCCTGCCCCGCTACGACGTGCGCCTCTACGACGCCCTCGCCGCCAAGCTCGTCTCCGGCGTGAAGGTCCGCATCGTCGTCAGCGACCCGGCCAACCGCGGCACGATCGGCAGCGGCGGCTACTCCCAGATCAAGTCGCTCAACGAGGTCAGCGACGCCCTGCGCGGCCGCGTGGCGGCCCTGACCGGTGACGGCGGCCGGGCGCGCACCGCGATGTGCGAGAACCTCCAGCTGGCCACCTTCCGCGCGTCCGACCGGCCCACCTGGGCGGACGGCAAGCCCTACGCCCAGCACCACAAGCTGGTCTCGGTCGACGGATCCGCCTTCTACGTCGGCTCCAAGAACCTCTACCCCTCCTGGCTCCAGGACTTCGGGTACGTCGTCGAGAGCCCGGCCGCGGCCGGACAGATCAAGAGCGACCTGCTGGACCCGCAGTGGCGCTACTCCCAGGCCACCGCGACGTACGACTGGGCCCGCGGCCTCTGCCAGGCCTGA
- a CDS encoding LLM class flavin-dependent oxidoreductase — translation MQFGIFTVGDVTADPTTGRVPGEHERIKAMLAIAQKAEEVGLDVFATGEHHNPPFVPSSPTTMLGYIAARTEHLILSTSTTLITTNDPVKIAEDFAMLQHVADGRVDLMTGRGNTGPVYPWFGKDIRDGIDLAIENYALLRRLWDEDTVTWKGKFRTPLQSFTSTPRPLDNVAPFVWHGSIRSPEIAEQAAYYGDGFFHNNIFWPASHTEQMVRLYRERYAHYGHGTPEQAIVGLGGQVFMRKNSQDAVREFRPYFDNAPVYGHGPSLEEFTSQTPLTVGSPQQVIERTLSFRDYAGDYQRQLFLMDHAGLPLKTVLEQLDLLGEEVVPVLRKEFANLRPAGVPDAPTHPARVAAARQAPKERTQA, via the coding sequence ATGCAGTTCGGGATCTTCACCGTCGGCGACGTCACGGCCGACCCGACGACCGGACGCGTGCCCGGCGAGCACGAGCGCATCAAGGCGATGCTCGCCATCGCACAGAAGGCCGAGGAAGTCGGCCTCGACGTCTTCGCCACCGGCGAGCACCACAACCCGCCGTTCGTCCCCTCCTCGCCGACCACGATGCTCGGCTACATCGCCGCACGCACCGAGCACCTGATCCTGTCCACCTCGACGACACTGATCACCACCAACGACCCGGTGAAGATCGCCGAGGACTTCGCGATGCTCCAGCACGTCGCGGACGGCCGCGTCGACCTCATGACGGGCCGCGGCAACACCGGACCGGTCTACCCCTGGTTCGGCAAGGACATCCGCGACGGCATCGACCTCGCCATCGAGAACTACGCCCTGCTGCGCCGCCTGTGGGACGAGGACACCGTCACCTGGAAGGGCAAGTTCCGCACCCCGCTGCAGTCCTTCACCTCCACCCCGCGCCCCCTCGACAACGTCGCGCCCTTCGTCTGGCACGGCTCCATCCGCTCCCCGGAGATCGCCGAACAGGCCGCCTACTACGGCGACGGCTTCTTCCACAACAACATCTTCTGGCCCGCCTCCCACACCGAGCAGATGGTCCGCCTCTACCGGGAGCGCTACGCCCACTACGGCCACGGCACCCCCGAACAGGCCATCGTCGGACTCGGCGGCCAGGTCTTCATGCGCAAGAACTCCCAGGACGCGGTACGCGAGTTCCGCCCCTACTTCGACAACGCACCCGTCTACGGCCACGGCCCGTCCCTGGAGGAGTTCACCTCCCAGACACCGCTGACCGTCGGCTCGCCCCAGCAGGTCATCGAACGCACCCTGTCCTTCCGCGACTACGCCGGCGACTACCAGCGCCAGCTGTTCCTGATGGACCACGCGGGCCTGCCCCTGAAGACCGTCCTGGAACAGCTCGACCTCCTGGGCGAAGAGGTCGTACCCGTCCTGCGCAAGGAGTTCGCGAACCTGCGCCCGGCCGGCGTACCGGACGCCCCGACCCACCCCGCCCGCGTGGCGGCCGCCCGGCAGGCCCCGAAGGAGCGGACCCAGGCATGA
- a CDS encoding PP2C family protein-serine/threonine phosphatase has protein sequence MRGTRPDTPPTAAADDGFRPAAPPAWTRWLPFLYTALVLLLEAALHKEWAVSFFLIALPAIAAYAFGPAAVAAFTALAILLEGSLAATAHHLGETHHVTADIATAVVGILATALAAHRRSQERHLVHANSVAEALMRALLRPVPHQVGNVLAACLYRPSEAGTMVGGDLFDIRATRAGERAIIGDVRGKGLPAVRTVAALLGSFRDAAYEAHDLPAVAARLERGLVREAEETRDAELFATAVLIEYDSLAHQVTVANHGHVEPVLISRGRVRTLDGPPALPLGLGRLAAPHAPDGQDRPDGPDGPVARTHPFTRGDVLLLVTDGLVEARDTGGDFYPLVERLRHRFEGRPAPGPADVVDFLNTDLPRHTRTLHDDVAMLAIAPHAPG, from the coding sequence GTGAGAGGCACCCGCCCGGACACGCCCCCGACGGCCGCCGCCGACGACGGCTTCCGGCCGGCCGCGCCGCCGGCCTGGACGCGGTGGCTGCCGTTCCTCTACACCGCCCTCGTCCTCCTCCTGGAAGCCGCCCTGCACAAGGAATGGGCGGTGAGCTTCTTCCTCATCGCCCTGCCCGCCATCGCCGCGTACGCCTTCGGCCCGGCCGCCGTGGCCGCGTTCACCGCCCTCGCGATCCTCCTGGAAGGCTCCCTCGCCGCCACCGCCCACCACCTCGGCGAGACCCACCACGTCACCGCCGACATCGCCACCGCCGTCGTCGGCATCCTCGCGACCGCACTCGCCGCACACCGCCGCAGCCAGGAACGCCACCTCGTCCACGCCAACTCCGTCGCCGAAGCCCTGATGCGGGCCCTGCTGCGCCCGGTGCCGCACCAGGTCGGGAACGTGCTCGCGGCCTGCCTGTACCGGCCCAGCGAGGCCGGGACCATGGTGGGCGGCGACCTCTTCGACATCCGCGCCACCCGGGCCGGGGAACGCGCCATCATCGGCGACGTACGCGGCAAAGGACTCCCGGCGGTCCGCACCGTCGCAGCCCTCCTCGGCAGCTTCCGCGACGCCGCCTACGAGGCGCACGACCTGCCGGCCGTCGCCGCCCGCCTGGAACGGGGGCTGGTCCGCGAGGCCGAGGAGACCCGGGACGCCGAACTGTTCGCGACCGCCGTGCTCATCGAGTACGACAGCCTGGCGCACCAGGTGACGGTGGCCAACCACGGGCACGTGGAGCCGGTACTGATCTCCCGCGGCCGGGTACGCACGCTGGACGGCCCGCCGGCGCTCCCGCTCGGCCTGGGCCGGCTGGCCGCACCACACGCACCGGACGGGCAGGACAGACCGGACGGGCCGGACGGGCCGGTGGCGCGCACCCACCCCTTCACCCGGGGCGACGTACTGCTGCTGGTCACGGACGGGCTGGTGGAGGCCCGTGACACCGGCGGCGACTTCTACCCCCTGGTGGAGCGGCTGCGCCACCGCTTCGAAGGCCGCCCGGCACCCGGACCCGCCGACGTCGTCGACTTCCTCAACACCGACCTGCCCCGCCACACCCGCACCCTCCACGACGACGTCGCGATGCTCGCGATCGCCCCGCACGCCCCCGGCTGA
- a CDS encoding nuclear transport factor 2 family protein, whose protein sequence is MTSRALRTLTVLTATATAGAALCVTGSTAYAAQDTGRRVPGIAAAWTRAWNGTDPRALGALFTADGTYTDGAVGVTFRGRTEIAGWKARAGTLIDNVRVTVRSTRLDGDRITVRAVYSGISRARPGPSPCR, encoded by the coding sequence ATGACGTCCCGCGCCCTGCGCACCCTCACCGTGCTCACCGCCACCGCCACTGCCGGCGCCGCTCTTTGCGTCACCGGCTCCACCGCCTATGCCGCCCAGGACACCGGGCGGCGCGTGCCGGGGATCGCCGCCGCCTGGACCCGTGCCTGGAACGGCACCGATCCCCGGGCGCTCGGCGCCCTGTTCACCGCCGACGGCACCTACACCGACGGGGCCGTCGGCGTCACCTTCCGCGGCCGCACCGAGATCGCGGGGTGGAAGGCCCGCGCCGGCACCCTCATCGACAACGTCCGTGTCACCGTGCGCAGCACCCGCCTCGACGGTGACCGCATCACCGTCCGGGCCGTCTACTCCGGCATCTCAAGGGCGCGCCCAGGTCCTTCGCCGTGCCGATGA
- a CDS encoding dienelactone hydrolase family protein: MPITTLSIPTPDGPADAFAAFPDRGGRQRHPGVLMYPDGFGIRPVLREMALELAGHGYYVLVPNLFHRHGPAPVIDLPEYIGEEARPAVFARLMPLIEAHTPERVLSDADAYLRFLTTRSEVGAGPVAVTGYCIGGLLAMRTAAAHPGLVAAVAAFHGPVGADGPEDLRRLLSTLTAQVHLGHAESDMTPEALGELERALDAAGVGHTCEVYPGTVHGFTMSDTDAFDPAGLQRHWDRLLPLLGRTLSGG, from the coding sequence ATGCCCATCACGACCCTGTCGATCCCCACCCCTGACGGCCCGGCCGACGCTTTCGCCGCCTTCCCCGACCGCGGCGGACGGCAACGGCACCCGGGGGTGCTGATGTACCCGGACGGCTTCGGCATCCGGCCCGTACTGCGGGAGATGGCCCTCGAACTCGCCGGGCACGGGTACTACGTACTCGTCCCCAACCTCTTCCACCGGCACGGCCCGGCACCGGTGATCGACCTCCCCGAGTACATCGGGGAAGAGGCCCGGCCCGCGGTCTTCGCCCGGCTGATGCCCCTGATCGAGGCGCACACCCCCGAACGTGTCCTGAGCGATGCCGACGCCTACCTCAGGTTCCTCACCACCCGGTCCGAGGTCGGGGCCGGCCCGGTCGCGGTGACCGGCTACTGCATCGGCGGGCTCCTGGCGATGCGCACCGCCGCGGCGCACCCCGGCCTGGTGGCCGCCGTCGCCGCGTTCCACGGCCCCGTGGGCGCCGACGGGCCCGAGGACCTTCGCCGCCTCCTGTCCACGCTGACCGCCCAGGTCCACCTCGGCCACGCCGAATCCGACATGACGCCCGAGGCCCTCGGCGAGCTCGAACGGGCCCTGGACGCCGCGGGTGTCGGCCACACCTGCGAGGTCTACCCCGGCACCGTCCACGGCTTCACCATGTCCGACACCGACGCCTTCGACCCCGCCGGGCTGCAGCGCCACTGGGACCGGCTGCTGCCCCTCCTCGGCCGTACCCTGAGCGGCGGCTGA
- a CDS encoding MFS transporter, with the protein MRAETSPAARRAGAFAAVAVALFCIQLDFFALNLAIPEIAAELGVTVSAAQWTLSAYMLAIGCFFIIGGRVGDVFGRRGSLLAGIALFAAGSAGCALAPGLGPLVAARIVQGVGAAFVFPVSVSVITNTFPAESRAAALGAVFGVANIGTALGPFVGGGFTEGPGWRWIFWLMAPLSLLSLLTALVYVPDSRDTSAPRRLDLAGCALIVCSLAALTLAVERGDAWGWGSARTLLCFALAVTAGALFPVRERHARHPLVDLRLLHNVPYVLVTGMGSLANMGYGVTVFLATLYLQDVRGLSPLLAGTVFLAPALLVAVSGPLGARLGRHMRPTAVMALAGAIAGTGMYALAGAGAWWLYVPVFAWCGLGLGLGWTYSGVATQQVVAPERAGEASGVLLTFLVTLGAIALAGTAAAISAMTPQHPPEDVYDAILRLGGVVIVAAAAAVMAVRHRLVVLGRIPPLSLRADAAAAAREPGRRP; encoded by the coding sequence ATGCGCGCTGAGACGTCACCGGCCGCAAGGAGGGCGGGGGCCTTCGCCGCGGTCGCCGTCGCGCTGTTCTGTATCCAGCTCGACTTCTTCGCCCTCAACCTCGCCATCCCCGAGATCGCGGCGGAACTCGGCGTCACCGTCTCGGCCGCGCAGTGGACCCTGTCCGCCTACATGCTCGCCATCGGCTGCTTCTTCATCATCGGCGGCCGGGTGGGAGACGTCTTCGGCCGGCGCGGCAGTCTGCTCGCCGGGATCGCCCTGTTCGCGGCCGGTTCCGCGGGCTGCGCGCTGGCACCGGGCCTGGGCCCGCTGGTGGCCGCCCGGATCGTGCAGGGGGTGGGCGCGGCGTTCGTCTTCCCGGTGTCCGTGTCCGTGATCACCAACACCTTCCCCGCCGAGTCCCGTGCCGCAGCCCTCGGCGCGGTGTTCGGCGTCGCGAACATCGGGACCGCGCTCGGGCCCTTCGTGGGCGGCGGGTTCACCGAAGGCCCCGGCTGGCGCTGGATCTTCTGGCTGATGGCACCGCTGAGCCTGCTCTCGCTCCTGACCGCCCTGGTGTACGTACCCGACTCGCGCGACACCTCGGCACCCCGCCGGCTCGACCTTGCCGGCTGCGCCCTGATCGTGTGCTCGCTGGCCGCGCTCACCCTGGCCGTCGAACGCGGGGACGCCTGGGGCTGGGGGAGCGCCCGTACCCTCCTGTGCTTCGCGCTGGCCGTGACGGCCGGCGCCCTGTTCCCGGTACGCGAACGGCACGCCCGCCACCCCCTGGTCGATCTGCGGCTCCTGCACAACGTCCCGTACGTCCTGGTGACCGGGATGGGCTCGCTCGCGAACATGGGCTACGGCGTCACCGTCTTCCTCGCCACCCTCTACCTCCAGGACGTACGCGGGCTCTCGCCCCTCCTGGCGGGCACGGTGTTCCTGGCCCCGGCCCTGCTGGTCGCGGTCAGCGGCCCGCTCGGCGCGCGCCTGGGCCGGCACATGCGGCCGACCGCGGTCATGGCGCTCGCCGGCGCGATCGCGGGCACCGGAATGTACGCGCTGGCCGGGGCCGGCGCGTGGTGGCTGTACGTGCCGGTGTTCGCGTGGTGCGGCCTGGGCCTCGGGCTGGGCTGGACCTACTCCGGCGTGGCGACCCAGCAGGTCGTCGCACCGGAGCGGGCGGGGGAGGCCTCGGGCGTACTGCTGACGTTCCTGGTCACGCTGGGCGCGATCGCCCTCGCCGGGACGGCGGCGGCGATCTCCGCGATGACCCCGCAGCACCCGCCCGAGGACGTCTACGACGCGATCCTGCGGCTGGGCGGGGTGGTCATCGTCGCGGCGGCGGCGGCCGTCATGGCCGTACGCCACCGGCTCGTGGTGCTCGGCAGGATCCCGCCCCTGTCCCTGCGGGCGGACGCCGCCGCCGCCGCGCGGGAGCCGGGCCGCCGGCCCTGA
- a CDS encoding CE1759 family FMN reductase yields MKLAVVSAGLSSPSSTRLLADRLTAATLARLDAEPETVELRELATEIAQHLVTGFPPARLAAALDTVAAADGLIAVTPVFAASYSGLFKSFFDLIDKDALTGTPVLLGATGGTARHSLVTEHAMRPLFTHLRALVLPTAVYAASQDWGEQGLAQRITRAGTELARSMHPATPDTAPDTAAAIAPRSVTGAITSADPAHGHRPVPFEQRLAALRAG; encoded by the coding sequence ATGAAACTCGCCGTCGTATCGGCAGGACTGAGCTCGCCCTCCTCCACCCGCCTGCTCGCCGACCGGCTCACGGCCGCCACGCTCGCCCGCCTGGACGCCGAACCCGAGACCGTCGAACTGCGGGAACTGGCCACGGAGATCGCCCAGCACCTCGTCACCGGATTCCCGCCCGCCCGGCTGGCCGCCGCACTCGACACGGTGGCGGCCGCGGACGGCCTGATCGCCGTGACCCCGGTCTTCGCGGCCTCCTACAGCGGCCTGTTCAAGTCGTTCTTCGACCTCATCGACAAAGACGCCCTCACCGGCACACCGGTCCTCCTCGGCGCGACCGGCGGCACGGCCCGGCACAGCCTGGTCACCGAACACGCCATGCGCCCGCTCTTCACCCACCTGCGCGCACTCGTCCTGCCCACCGCCGTGTACGCGGCCTCGCAGGACTGGGGCGAACAGGGCCTGGCACAGCGGATCACCCGCGCGGGCACGGAACTGGCCCGCTCCATGCACCCCGCCACCCCCGACACCGCCCCCGACACCGCCGCCGCGATCGCACCCCGTTCGGTGACCGGGGCGATCACCTCCGCGGATCCCGCACACGGCCACCGGCCGGTGCCCTTCGAACAGAGGCTGGCCGCACTGCGCGCCGGGTGA
- a CDS encoding glycosyltransferase, producing MRILFTGPAAAGHLFPMIPTAQALRAAGHEVLFAGSQPLGPLRESGFPIVEIGDGRSIRDVFEQSTDQEVRYVAPDLTTDQILDRAAHGFALVSRSTVDGLLEAADSWRPDLLVYDSFQASAPLVAAKLKIPSVVHNFGVTSGLDMVARLAANFTEAYGTYGVAGPAEPTALNIVPASLGGDPGGLRVRYLPYNGGGTVPAGLLRRAGRPRVAVTLGTVLTELDGVRAIVGLIEAAASVDAEFLLAVGDADLGPLGTLPDNVRPLPWVPLAELLTASDALVHHGGSGTLLTALQAGLPQLLLPQGADHFANADALTATGAALRSASDAVDAPLLTRLTADPALREAAARLRAENAALPTPAETVPALEALAAS from the coding sequence GTGCGCATACTCTTCACCGGACCGGCCGCGGCCGGTCACCTCTTCCCGATGATCCCGACCGCGCAGGCCTTGCGTGCCGCCGGCCACGAGGTGCTGTTCGCGGGCTCGCAGCCGCTCGGCCCGCTCCGCGAGAGCGGTTTCCCGATCGTCGAGATCGGCGACGGCCGCAGCATCCGGGACGTCTTCGAGCAGTCCACGGACCAAGAAGTGCGCTACGTCGCACCGGACCTGACCACGGACCAGATCCTCGACAGGGCGGCCCACGGCTTCGCGCTCGTCTCCCGCTCCACCGTGGACGGCCTGCTGGAGGCCGCCGACAGCTGGCGTCCCGACCTGCTGGTCTACGACTCCTTCCAGGCCTCGGCCCCGCTGGTCGCGGCCAAGCTCAAGATCCCGTCGGTGGTCCACAACTTCGGTGTCACCTCCGGCCTGGACATGGTGGCCCGGCTCGCCGCCAACTTCACCGAGGCGTACGGGACGTACGGGGTGGCCGGCCCGGCCGAGCCCACCGCGCTGAACATCGTCCCCGCCTCGCTCGGCGGCGACCCGGGCGGCCTGCGCGTGCGCTACCTCCCCTACAACGGCGGCGGCACCGTCCCCGCCGGGCTGCTCCGGCGCGCCGGCCGTCCGCGCGTCGCCGTCACCCTGGGCACCGTGCTGACCGAGCTGGACGGCGTCCGCGCCATCGTCGGTCTGATCGAGGCCGCCGCGTCGGTGGACGCCGAGTTCCTGCTCGCCGTCGGCGACGCGGACCTCGGCCCGCTGGGCACCCTCCCCGACAACGTCCGCCCGCTGCCCTGGGTCCCGCTCGCCGAGCTGCTGACCGCCTCCGACGCACTGGTCCACCACGGCGGCTCCGGCACCCTGCTCACCGCCCTGCAGGCCGGCCTGCCCCAGCTCCTGCTGCCCCAGGGCGCCGACCACTTCGCCAACGCCGACGCGCTCACCGCCACCGGCGCCGCCCTGCGTTCCGCCTCCGACGCCGTCGACGCCCCGCTGCTGACCCGCCTCACCGCCGACCCGGCCCTGCGCGAGGCGGCCGCCCGCCTCCGCGCGGAGAACGCGGCCCTGCCGACCCCGGCCGAAACGGTCCCCGCCCTGGAGGCCCTGGCCGCCTCCTGA
- a CDS encoding TIGR03086 family metal-binding protein, which produces MDAGELRRRRQPAPSPPPVVRRPLHARRILTRTCRTTAAAASGEDVAPLPVVRPLVDSRAVITARTGTPPGTAVPVLPACWREELPGVLGELAEAWRDPAAWSGMTRAGGVDLPGSVAAVVAADELVVHGWDLARATGLEYVPDPAALRASYGFLREAAQDAGRGGGIFGAVVSVPEGAPLLERAIGLSGRDPAWTPPSP; this is translated from the coding sequence GTGGATGCAGGCGAACTCCGCAGGCGCCGACAGCCCGCTCCCTCCCCGCCTCCGGTCGTACGCCGACCACTACACGCCCGCCGCATCCTGACCCGGACGTGCCGGACCACAGCCGCTGCGGCCTCGGGCGAGGACGTCGCCCCGCTCCCCGTCGTTCGGCCGCTGGTGGACTCGCGGGCGGTGATCACCGCCCGGACCGGCACGCCGCCCGGCACGGCCGTGCCGGTCCTGCCTGCGTGCTGGCGTGAGGAGCTGCCCGGGGTCCTGGGTGAGCTGGCCGAGGCCTGGCGGGACCCGGCGGCCTGGAGCGGCATGACCCGTGCGGGCGGTGTGGACCTGCCCGGGTCCGTCGCTGCCGTGGTGGCCGCCGACGAGCTGGTGGTCCACGGATGGGATCTGGCCCGGGCCACCGGCCTGGAGTACGTCCCCGACCCGGCCGCGCTGCGTGCTTCGTACGGGTTCCTGCGGGAGGCTGCGCAGGACGCGGGCCGCGGCGGGGGCATCTTCGGTGCGGTCGTGTCCGTGCCGGAGGGCGCCCCGCTGCTGGAGCGGGCCATCGGCCTGAGCGGCCGCGATCCGGCCTGGACGCCGCCGTCCCCCTGA